The following are encoded together in the Oncorhynchus masou masou isolate Uvic2021 chromosome 5, UVic_Omas_1.1, whole genome shotgun sequence genome:
- the LOC135527292 gene encoding 25-hydroxyvitamin D-1 alpha hydroxylase, mitochondrial-like — protein sequence MCFPMNIAKRMLQQALKVSGRSMTPLIKWMENWAESSVGQKKIEAAHRVKTLEEMPGPTVAKFVWDLFAKRGLSRLHELQIEGVKRYGPMWKASFGPILTVHVAEPALIEQVLRQEGKTPIRSDLSSWKDYRKQRGHGYGLLTAEGEEWQAVRTLLGKHMLHPKAVEAYDTTLNAVVDDLIAKLRRSRHQNPCGLVPNISSEFYLFGLEGISSVLFESKIGCLDPVVPTETECFIQSINTMFVMTLLTMAMPAWLHKLFPMPWDTFCQCWDYIFQFAKGHIDQRLKEEAEKVARGEEVEGRYLTYILTRTGLPMKTVYSNVTEMLLAGVDTISSTMSWSLYELSRHPEVQASLREEVLAVMGGRRVPGAVDVARMPLMKAVVKEVLRLYPVIAANARVIGDKDIQVGGYLLPKNTLITLCHFATSRNAAFFPNPDTFQPHRWLNRYKGHHPYASVPFGVGKRSCIGRRIAELEVYLALARILMQFDVKPNPEGSGAAVKPMTRTLLVPESEINLQFIER from the exons ATGTGTTTCCCCATGAACATAGCAAAAAGGATGCTGCAGCAAGCCCTCAAAGTGTCTGGTCGCAGTATGACCCCGCTGATCAAGTGGATGGAGAATTGGGCTGAGAGCTCAGTTGGCCAGAAGAAGATAGAGGCGGCGCACAGGGTGAAAACTCTGGAGGAAATGCCGGGACCCACCGTCGCCAAATTTGTGTGGGACCTCTTCGCCAAACGGGGACTGTCCCGCCTCCACGAGCTGCAG ATTGAGGGTGTGAAGCGCTATGGGCCGATGTGGAAGGCCAGCTTCGGCCCTATCCTGACGGTGCACGTGGCAGAGCCAGCCCTGATTGAGCAAGTTCTGAGGCAGGAGGGCAAGACCCCCATCCGCTCTGACCTCTCCTCCTGGAAGGACTACAGGAAACAACGAGGTCATGGCTACGGACTGCTCACAGC TGAAGGGGAGGAGTGGCAGGCAGTGCGGACTCTCCTGGGGAAGCACATGCTACATCCAAAGGCGGTGGAGGCCTACGACACCACTCTAAATGCCGTTGTTGATGACCTCATTGCTAAGCTCCGCCGCAGCAGGCACCAGAACCCCTGCGGTCTCGTCCCGAACATCAGCAGTGAGTTCTACCTCTTCGGCCTTGAAG GGATCTCCTCAGTCTTGTTCGAGTCCAAGATTGGTTGCCTAGACCCTGTGGTTCCCACGGAGACAGAGTGTTTCATCCAGTCCATTAACACCATGTTTGTCATGACACTCCTCACCATGGCTATGCCCGCCTGGTTACACAAGCTGTTCCCCATGCCCTGGGACACTTTCTGCCAATGCTGGGACTACATTTTCCAATTCG CTAAAGGTcacattgaccagcgtctgaagGAGGAAGCGGAGAAGGTGGCgcggggagaggaggtggaggggcgaTATCTGACCTACATCCTGACCCGCACAGGGCTGCCCATGAAGACGGTGTACAGCAACGTCACGGAGATGCTTCTggctggggtggacacg aTCTCCAGCACCATGTCCTGGTCCCTGTACGAACTATCTCGGCACCCCGAGGTGCAGGCCTCGTTGAGGGAGGAGGTACTGGCCGTGATGGGGGGTCGGAGGGTGCCTGGGGCTGTTGACGTGGCTCGCATGCCCCTCATGAAGGCTGTGGTGAAGGAGGTGCTCAG ACTTTATCCTGTTATTGCGGCCAATGCCAGGGTCATCGGTGACAAAGACATCCAGGTCGGAGGCTACCTCCTCCCCAAAAAC ACTCTGATCACCCTCTGCCACTTCGCCACATCCCGGAATGCAGCATTTTTCCCGAACCCAGATACATTCCAGCCCCATCGCTGGCTGAACAGGTACAAAGGCCACCACCCTTATGCCTCAGTGCCCTTCGGCGTGGGCAAACGCAGCTGCATCGGCCGCCGCATCGCAGAGCTGGAGGTCTACCTGGCACTGGCACGA ATTCTGATGCAGTTTGATGTGAAGCCCAATCCAGAAGGCAGTGGTGCAGCAGTCAAACCCATGACCCGGACACTGCTGGTGCCAGAGAGCGAGATCAACCTGCAGTTCATCGAGAGATGA